Proteins found in one Parcubacteria group bacterium genomic segment:
- a CDS encoding O-antigen ligase family protein, with protein MFSYIKQLAEKLNNTKTYLVLTNVFLFFFLILFNNLGLLPMRTGDFVFFTVLVLAFALYRPGWAFLFFIGTIALENINLAPVRLGLAVRPYQLIGGLLFLAVTIRFFSKHLNFKLTRLNWLDYLVFLIPLASLLNVFNAPNTGVGLKLTLVLISFVALYLLTRNYIQNITDLKKVLPFFFSSTFVIILYGFWQNIRFAHGINSFSVMPGRPNGTLTEPDWLGFYLLLALAGIYALIYYFQQNTQKKEQATGRLILISVHVFLILTFALLLISVSRSAWLGVGVTTVLFVFSILTNLKFNFRNWQWKLAMKISLGIICTFVISLGAIYFFHLTTFQLFNRAVSTGGEQKITIACDSNCVQTRQCLVSTGATIHDVSELAQYGCRQINLEEIATEKNQGKFVTEVNRNDPNVSVRAEVYRNSLSQIKAHPILGIGWANIPQVLGKDPRGVNLNSSNIFLETYLGSGLIGFLSLLIILGAIFIRAIILFFKETDPEQKTFALFILASWTGLVIFNLFNAGIMLGFFWVWLGIAGALKLERN; from the coding sequence ATGTTTTCATATATCAAACAACTAGCAGAAAAACTAAATAACACCAAAACTTACCTAGTTTTAACTAACGTTTTTTTGTTTTTCTTTTTGATTCTATTTAACAATCTCGGCTTGCTTCCGATGAGGACGGGGGATTTCGTTTTTTTTACTGTTTTAGTTTTAGCCTTTGCGCTCTATCGTCCTGGTTGGGCGTTTCTCTTTTTCATCGGTACAATTGCATTGGAAAACATCAATCTCGCTCCGGTAAGACTGGGTTTAGCTGTTCGCCCATATCAACTTATCGGCGGTCTGCTTTTTCTCGCAGTCACAATTCGGTTTTTTTCTAAACACTTGAATTTTAAGTTGACCAGATTGAATTGGTTGGATTATCTAGTTTTTCTTATTCCGCTGGCTAGTCTTTTGAATGTTTTCAATGCGCCAAACACAGGGGTTGGGCTGAAGCTGACATTAGTGCTTATTTCTTTTGTCGCGCTTTATCTTTTAACGAGAAATTATATTCAAAATATAACGGACTTGAAAAAAGTCCTGCCATTTTTCTTCAGTTCCACTTTCGTCATCATACTCTACGGCTTTTGGCAAAACATCCGCTTTGCTCACGGAATCAATTCTTTTTCTGTCATGCCCGGAAGACCAAATGGCACGCTCACTGAACCGGACTGGCTCGGTTTCTATCTTCTCCTAGCCCTCGCAGGAATTTATGCGCTGATTTATTATTTCCAACAAAACACGCAAAAAAAAGAGCAGGCCACTGGTCGCCTCATATTGATTTCAGTTCATGTTTTTTTGATTCTTACTTTTGCACTACTACTTATTTCCGTTTCACGCAGCGCCTGGCTCGGAGTAGGAGTCACAACTGTTTTGTTTGTTTTCTCCATCCTAACTAATTTAAAATTTAACTTTCGTAATTGGCAATGGAAACTGGCAATGAAAATTAGTTTGGGAATAATTTGTACGTTCGTCATTAGTCTCGGGGCGATCTATTTTTTCCATCTGACCACTTTTCAATTATTTAATCGCGCGGTGAGCACTGGAGGAGAACAGAAAATCACGATTGCTTGCGATTCAAATTGCGTACAGACGAGGCAATGCCTCGTCTCTACGGGTGCAACAATTCACGATGTTTCTGAATTAGCACAATACGGTTGCCGCCAAATTAATCTGGAAGAAATTGCAACAGAAAAAAATCAGGGCAAATTTGTGACCGAAGTTAATCGCAATGATCCTAATGTTAGCGTGCGCGCCGAAGTCTATCGCAATAGCCTCTCGCAAATCAAGGCGCATCCAATCTTGGGCATCGGCTGGGCAAATATCCCGCAAGTGCTGGGAAAAGATCCGCGAGGAGTAAATCTCAATTCCAGTAATATTTTCTTAGAAACCTACCTCGGCAGCGGCCTCATCGGATTTTTGAGTCTGCTCATAATTTTAGGCGCAATTTTTATTCGAGCAATCATTTTGTTTTTCAAAGAAACTGACCCAGAACAAAAGACTTTCGCCCTATTTATCCTCGCTTCCTGGACCGGCTTAGTAATTTTCAACCTCTTCAATGCCGGGATAATGCTAGGCTTCTTTTGGGTCTGGCTGGGGATTGCGGGTGCATTAAAATTAGAAAGAAATTAG
- a CDS encoding ABC transporter ATP-binding protein, whose product MMIIAKKEQDVDLIKYSNQKLIVDIWNFLKPYRWRFFIASLSRFISDVSNLYIAYGFALIVTFFSKYSIGESLKYAWITLIILLAAYVSKYVFRIFGKYLGYQVAERVALDSQIAVINHLALLDIAWHEKENAGNKLKRIQKGSDGLERILRMWINNLIEIGVNFVGMIFILSRFDRFVGVAMIVFLTSYFTVSFFLLKKASSVSQEVDIMEEGVSGLMFQTINNIRSVKVLAMAERLLKIINDQITELFGKIKKRIFRFQFRAISVSLLTTFFRIGIMVLIIYGIAQGKYEVGILVLFYGYFDSLVASVDELSETTQDLIVCKYGIARMQRTLNEPVIIDAEKDKIELPANWKKITVKNLSFAYGENEVLKNISFEINRGERIGMVGLSGAGKSTLLKLLLKENENYQGEILFDNLSLKQIKKKSYLRQVGVVLQDTEVFNFTLRDNITIASPKDRKKQDLTKALEIAHVADFTNKLPQGLDTFIGEKGIKLSGGEKQRLGIARAVYKQPEILLLDEATSHLDLESEEKIKDSLHQVFQKVTAVVIAHRLTTIREMDKILVIEKGEIIESGSFDELYAAKGRLYELWEKQKF is encoded by the coding sequence ATGATGATAATAGCCAAAAAAGAGCAAGACGTGGATCTGATTAAATATTCCAACCAAAAGCTTATTGTAGACATCTGGAATTTTTTAAAACCATACAGATGGCGTTTTTTTATTGCGTCACTTTCCAGATTTATTAGTGATGTTTCAAATCTGTATATTGCATACGGGTTTGCTCTTATAGTAACTTTTTTTAGTAAATACAGTATTGGAGAATCGTTGAAGTATGCTTGGATTACCCTAATTATTTTACTTGCCGCCTATGTCTCCAAGTATGTTTTTAGAATTTTTGGTAAATATCTTGGTTATCAAGTAGCTGAGAGGGTTGCGCTTGATTCTCAAATCGCAGTGATTAATCATCTAGCACTACTTGATATTGCTTGGCATGAAAAAGAAAATGCGGGAAATAAGTTAAAAAGAATCCAAAAGGGCTCTGATGGGTTGGAGCGTATTTTGCGTATGTGGATAAATAATTTAATTGAGATTGGGGTCAACTTTGTCGGTATGATCTTTATTTTAAGTAGGTTTGATAGATTCGTGGGCGTGGCGATGATCGTTTTTTTGACTAGCTATTTTACTGTTTCTTTTTTCCTTTTAAAAAAGGCGTCTTCTGTTTCGCAAGAGGTTGATATTATGGAAGAGGGTGTTTCGGGTTTAATGTTTCAAACCATTAATAACATAAGGAGCGTGAAGGTGCTGGCTATGGCAGAAAGGCTTTTAAAAATTATAAACGATCAAATCACAGAACTTTTTGGTAAAATAAAAAAACGTATTTTTCGTTTTCAGTTCCGTGCTATAAGTGTTAGCTTGTTGACAACATTTTTCAGGATTGGGATAATGGTTTTAATTATATATGGCATCGCGCAGGGAAAGTATGAAGTAGGCATTCTTGTTCTGTTCTATGGTTATTTTGATAGCTTGGTTGCTTCTGTCGATGAATTGTCCGAGACGACACAGGATTTAATTGTTTGCAAGTACGGCATAGCGCGCATGCAAAGAACACTAAATGAGCCGGTGATCATTGATGCTGAAAAAGATAAAATTGAACTTCCCGCGAATTGGAAAAAAATCACAGTCAAAAATTTGTCGTTCGCTTATGGAGAAAACGAGGTACTTAAAAATATTTCATTTGAAATAAATCGCGGAGAACGCATTGGCATGGTGGGACTTTCTGGAGCGGGCAAATCAACACTGCTAAAATTACTACTCAAGGAAAATGAAAATTACCAGGGCGAGATTTTGTTTGACAATTTATCGCTAAAGCAAATCAAAAAGAAATCATATCTTAGGCAAGTCGGAGTAGTCTTGCAAGATACTGAGGTTTTCAACTTTACTTTGCGCGATAATATCACAATTGCCAGCCCAAAAGATCGAAAAAAGCAAGATTTGACCAAGGCACTTGAGATTGCGCATGTAGCTGACTTCACTAATAAGCTTCCGCAGGGACTTGATACATTTATTGGAGAAAAGGGCATCAAGCTTTCGGGTGGGGAAAAACAAAGACTGGGAATTGCGAGGGCAGTGTATAAGCAACCAGAGATATTACTATTAGACGAGGCTACTTCCCATCTGGATTTGGAATCAGAGGAGAAAATTAAGGATTCGCTGCACCAGGTTTTTCAAAAAGTTACCGCAGTAGTAATAGCGCATCGTTTGACGACTATTCGCGAG